The following coding sequences are from one Vibrio syngnathi window:
- the radA gene encoding DNA repair protein RadA, which produces MAKAKRAYVCNDCGADFPRWQGQCNACGAWNTITEVRLAASPQVARNERLSGYAGGATESSVQTLSEIDLQEVPRFSSGFKELDRVLGGGVVPGAAILIGGNPGAGKSTLLLQTMCQLSSQLPTLYVTGEESLQQVAMRASRLGLPKEHLKMLSETNVDKICQVAEREQPKIMVIDSIQVMHVADVQSSPGSVAQVRESATALTRYAKQNNVAVFLVGHVTKDGTLAGPKVLEHIIDCSVLLDGGTDSRFRTLRSHKNRFGAVNELGVFAMTGQGLKEVSNPSAIFLSRGEEETSGSSVMVVWEGTRPLLVEIQALVDYSQLANPRRVAVGLEQNRLSLLLAVLHKHGGLQMADQDVFVNVVGGVKVTETSADLALVMALLSSFRDRALPKDVVVFGEVGLAGEIRPVPSGQERLNEAFKHGFKRAIVPAANMPKGGIPGMQIHGVKKLSEAINAFDEL; this is translated from the coding sequence ATGGCTAAGGCAAAGCGAGCTTATGTGTGTAATGACTGTGGTGCTGACTTTCCACGTTGGCAAGGGCAGTGCAATGCATGTGGTGCTTGGAACACGATTACAGAAGTTAGGTTAGCCGCTTCACCTCAGGTCGCGCGTAACGAACGACTCAGTGGTTACGCTGGTGGTGCAACTGAATCTTCGGTTCAAACGCTATCGGAAATCGACTTGCAAGAGGTCCCGCGCTTTAGTAGTGGCTTCAAAGAGCTTGATCGTGTACTTGGTGGTGGTGTTGTACCTGGCGCTGCGATTCTTATTGGTGGTAACCCTGGTGCCGGTAAATCAACGCTGTTGTTGCAGACTATGTGTCAGCTTTCTTCCCAGTTACCGACACTTTATGTCACTGGCGAAGAATCTCTTCAACAAGTTGCGATGCGAGCATCTCGATTAGGGTTACCAAAAGAGCATCTCAAAATGCTCTCTGAAACCAATGTTGATAAAATCTGTCAGGTTGCAGAAAGAGAGCAGCCTAAGATCATGGTTATCGATTCAATCCAAGTTATGCATGTCGCTGATGTTCAATCGTCTCCAGGCAGTGTTGCTCAGGTGCGCGAATCGGCAACCGCATTAACGCGCTATGCGAAACAGAACAACGTTGCCGTATTCCTAGTGGGACACGTAACTAAAGACGGTACCTTAGCGGGACCAAAAGTACTTGAACACATTATTGACTGCTCGGTGCTGTTAGATGGCGGAACGGACAGTCGTTTTAGAACCTTGCGCAGCCACAAGAACCGTTTTGGTGCAGTGAATGAGCTAGGTGTGTTTGCCATGACAGGGCAAGGGCTAAAAGAAGTTAGCAATCCATCGGCTATTTTCCTGTCTCGTGGTGAAGAAGAAACCTCAGGCAGTTCAGTGATGGTGGTTTGGGAAGGGACGCGTCCACTTCTTGTCGAAATTCAAGCGCTGGTGGATTATTCGCAGCTGGCTAACCCGCGTCGTGTCGCTGTTGGTCTCGAGCAAAATCGACTGTCATTGTTATTAGCCGTGCTGCATAAACACGGCGGCTTACAAATGGCTGACCAAGATGTGTTTGTGAATGTCGTTGGTGGTGTTAAAGTAACCGAAACCAGTGCTGATCTTGCATTGGTAATGGCATTACTTTCGAGTTTCAGAGACCGCGCATTGCCAAAAGATGTGGTGGTTTTTGGCGAAGTAGGCCTTGCTGGTGAGATTCGACCTGTACCGAGCGGTCAAGAGCGCTTAAATGAGGCGTTTAAACACGGCTTCAAGAGAGCCATTGTACCAGCGGCTAACATGCCTAAAGGTGGCATTCCAGGAATGCAGATCCACGGTGTGAAAAAATTATCGGAAGCAATTAATGCTTTTGATGAGTTGTAA
- the fusA gene encoding elongation factor G, producing the protein MADLSKYRNIGIFAHVDAGKTTTTERILKLTGQIHKTGEVHDGESTTDFMEQEAERGITIQSAAVSCFWNGHRLNVIDTPGHVDFTVEVYRSLKVLDGGIGVFCGSGGVEPQSETNWRYANESEVSRLIFVNKLDRMGADFYNVVDQVKNVLGATPLVMVLPIGREDEFVGVVDLLSRKAYVWDDTGLPENYEITDVPADMVDDVEQYREELIETAVEQDDDLMEAYMEGEEPSIEDIKRCIRKGTRDIAFFPTFCGSAFKNKGMQLILDAVVDYLPAPTEVDPQPLMDENGEETGNHAIVSTEESFKALAFKIMDDRFGALTFVRIYSGKLNKGDTILNSFTGKTERVGRMVEMQADDRNELTSAQAGDIIAIVGMKNVQTGHTLCDPKDQVTLEPMVFPTPVISIAVSPKDKGGSEKMGIAIGKMVAEDPSFQVETDEETGETILKGMGELHLDIKVDILKRTYGVDLTVGAPQVAYRETITQAIEDSYTHKKQSGGSGQFGKIDYRIKPGEPGSGFTFSSKVVGGNVPKEFWPAVEKGFAGMMENGVLAGFPTLDVEVELYDGGFHAVDSSAIAFEIAAKGAFRQSMPKAGAQLLEPIMNVDVFTPEDHVGDVIGDLNRRRGMIKDQQAGVTGVRIKADVPLSEMFGYIGHLRTITSGRGQFSMEFAQYSPCPTNVADEVIAKVKAEKEAGK; encoded by the coding sequence ATGGCAGATTTATCGAAATACAGAAACATTGGTATTTTCGCGCACGTTGATGCGGGTAAAACAACTACCACTGAGCGTATCCTTAAGCTAACTGGTCAGATCCACAAGACTGGTGAAGTACATGATGGCGAATCAACTACTGACTTCATGGAACAGGAAGCTGAGCGCGGAATTACTATCCAATCAGCAGCTGTAAGCTGTTTCTGGAACGGTCACCGTCTAAACGTTATCGATACTCCTGGACACGTTGACTTCACAGTTGAAGTATACCGTTCTCTTAAAGTACTTGATGGCGGTATCGGTGTATTCTGTGGTTCTGGTGGTGTTGAACCACAATCAGAAACTAACTGGCGCTACGCTAACGAATCAGAAGTATCTCGTCTGATCTTCGTTAACAAACTAGACCGTATGGGTGCAGATTTCTACAACGTTGTTGACCAAGTTAAAAACGTTCTAGGTGCAACTCCTCTAGTTATGGTTCTACCAATCGGCCGCGAAGATGAATTCGTGGGTGTTGTAGACCTTCTAAGCCGTAAAGCATACGTTTGGGATGACACTGGTCTTCCTGAAAACTACGAAATCACTGATGTTCCTGCGGACATGGTTGATGACGTTGAGCAATACCGTGAAGAGCTAATCGAAACTGCTGTAGAGCAAGACGATGACCTAATGGAAGCTTACATGGAAGGTGAAGAGCCTTCTATCGAAGACATCAAGCGTTGTATCCGTAAAGGTACCCGTGATATCGCATTCTTCCCAACGTTCTGTGGTTCTGCGTTCAAGAACAAGGGTATGCAACTTATCCTTGATGCTGTAGTAGATTACCTACCAGCACCAACTGAAGTTGATCCTCAGCCTCTAATGGATGAGAACGGCGAAGAAACAGGCAACCACGCTATCGTTTCTACTGAAGAATCTTTCAAAGCGCTTGCATTCAAAATCATGGATGACCGTTTCGGTGCTCTAACTTTCGTTCGTATTTACTCTGGTAAATTGAACAAAGGTGACACGATTCTTAACTCATTCACAGGTAAAACTGAGCGTGTTGGCCGTATGGTTGAGATGCAAGCTGATGACCGTAACGAACTAACTAGCGCACAAGCTGGTGACATCATTGCGATCGTTGGTATGAAGAACGTGCAAACAGGTCACACTCTATGTGATCCTAAAGATCAAGTAACGCTTGAGCCAATGGTTTTCCCAACACCAGTAATCTCTATCGCTGTATCTCCAAAAGATAAAGGCGGTTCTGAGAAAATGGGTATCGCGATCGGTAAAATGGTTGCAGAAGATCCATCTTTCCAAGTTGAGACTGATGAAGAAACTGGCGAAACTATCCTGAAAGGTATGGGTGAGCTTCACCTAGACATCAAGGTAGATATCCTTAAGCGTACTTACGGCGTTGACCTTACAGTTGGTGCTCCTCAAGTTGCTTACCGTGAAACTATCACTCAAGCAATTGAAGATAGCTACACGCATAAGAAACAGTCTGGTGGTTCTGGTCAATTCGGTAAGATCGATTACCGTATCAAGCCTGGCGAACCTGGTTCTGGCTTTACGTTCTCTTCAAAAGTTGTTGGCGGTAACGTACCTAAAGAATTCTGGCCTGCTGTTGAGAAAGGCTTTGCTGGCATGATGGAAAACGGCGTACTAGCTGGCTTCCCTACGCTAGACGTTGAAGTTGAACTTTACGATGGTGGTTTCCACGCAGTCGATTCATCTGCAATCGCATTTGAAATCGCAGCGAAAGGTGCATTCCGTCAATCTATGCCTAAAGCTGGCGCGCAACTTCTTGAGCCTATCATGAACGTTGATGTGTTCACTCCAGAAGATCACGTTGGTGATGTTATCGGTGACCTTAACCGTCGTCGTGGCATGATCAAAGATCAACAAGCTGGTGTTACTGGTGTTCGTATTAAAGCTGACGTACCTCTTTCTGAGATGTTCGGCTACATCGGTCACCTACGTACTATCACTTCTGGTCGTGGCCAATTCTCTATGGAATTCGCACAATACTCACCATGTCCAACTAACGTTGCTGACGAAGTGATTGCAAAAGTTAAAGCAGAAAAAGAAGCTGGTAAGTAA
- a CDS encoding fimbria/pilus outer membrane usher protein, translated as MKSLILYLTLIMTIPAAFAQSWLFPFPVTWGENTIGEVNAYSDGISVGSVNVDQIAQSTKKLINPDTLAALRDFSEEYITVEQLDRMGINATFNSSEQSINLVIDETAAAEFLLSFGSKYEPAQYSESAFWTVQNTLNASTDYSLFNDSNAEDTQTWLGEWLLKSNIGGVRGANVEISGFVTGGSDLNSDVYRGEARLFFDEPNTPFRLTFGDVTQASAGHLPSTPLGGLAFERLYQDLQPTRNIQNGGTQPLVLNESADVEIYINDVFLTEIRLPPGRYTLDDLPLVSGTNDVRLDISYQSGRTDTIVYSQFFNSRLLREGISDFGFYSGLTSTIEDNNFKYDDEQWVTSGYYDYGISDTLTVGVNGLYHPEGQQLGMIATIGSDWGNLGVRASAQKNKPNSDTGSIYSLDYSHQLWGTDSYGSPNFRFGSEYQDNYFALPWQIAEANTGLRVFSNYVFSITDNLSLILSGDYRDFEEAEVQWQASTEVAWQFYNVSLSAGIEKEENPNENIDETRFTFSADWDWNSDDGEYNANVSYSNEPDTYRAQFQRPSEDYTGSYGYAMTAEGDTDSQTYSVEGNYVANRFITDAKVSHLAFDNSANYQTASLRASTALTLADGNLAWSRPINGPVAIISVHDSLDTDVEINAVADDPAEAISTYTVSNAVQLSGGHQLSSVYIYVPDAPIGYDFGDHEYNITPGSQTGHIIRIGSAASKTIIGKIEIESKKPLKLFQGQLVGQQKTYEFFTNRSGRFVVEGVAPGDYTIVIDGFSPTKLSVPEINDNLIYLPTLLIKEG; from the coding sequence ATGAAGAGTCTCATTTTATACCTCACTCTAATAATGACTATACCAGCCGCGTTCGCTCAAAGTTGGTTATTCCCATTTCCTGTCACTTGGGGTGAAAACACAATCGGTGAAGTAAATGCATATTCTGACGGTATAAGTGTTGGATCTGTCAACGTAGATCAGATAGCTCAGTCGACTAAAAAATTGATTAACCCTGATACATTGGCTGCACTACGAGATTTTTCCGAAGAGTACATCACAGTCGAACAGTTGGATCGTATGGGTATTAATGCAACTTTTAACTCCTCCGAACAAAGCATAAATTTAGTGATTGATGAAACGGCTGCAGCTGAATTTTTGCTTTCGTTTGGTAGCAAATATGAACCCGCCCAATATTCAGAAAGCGCGTTTTGGACAGTACAAAATACACTGAATGCCAGTACGGATTACTCCTTATTCAACGACTCTAATGCAGAAGACACCCAAACTTGGCTTGGTGAATGGTTATTGAAATCCAATATTGGTGGCGTCCGAGGCGCTAATGTTGAAATATCTGGCTTTGTAACTGGTGGTAGCGATCTCAATTCCGACGTGTATCGAGGTGAAGCTCGCCTGTTCTTCGATGAACCAAATACCCCTTTTCGTCTAACCTTTGGTGATGTCACCCAAGCAAGTGCAGGGCACCTTCCTAGTACTCCTCTCGGTGGCCTTGCTTTTGAACGTTTGTATCAAGACTTACAACCTACCCGAAACATCCAGAACGGAGGAACTCAACCGCTGGTATTGAATGAGAGTGCCGATGTGGAAATCTATATCAACGATGTTTTTCTCACCGAGATTCGATTACCCCCAGGTCGATATACACTTGATGATTTGCCTCTCGTTTCTGGTACCAATGACGTTCGGTTAGACATTAGTTATCAATCAGGCAGAACCGATACCATCGTTTATAGCCAGTTCTTTAATTCTCGTTTATTACGAGAAGGTATTTCTGATTTTGGCTTTTACTCTGGTTTAACGTCGACGATTGAAGATAACAACTTTAAGTATGACGACGAACAGTGGGTAACTTCAGGGTATTATGACTATGGTATCAGCGACACCTTAACAGTTGGTGTAAACGGTTTATACCACCCTGAAGGACAACAACTCGGCATGATCGCAACAATTGGCTCCGATTGGGGGAACTTAGGCGTTCGTGCTTCTGCACAAAAAAACAAGCCTAATAGCGATACGGGTAGTATCTACAGCTTAGATTACTCTCATCAATTATGGGGAACAGACAGCTACGGCTCCCCAAATTTCCGTTTTGGTAGTGAATATCAAGATAATTATTTTGCATTACCTTGGCAGATTGCGGAAGCGAATACTGGCCTTCGAGTCTTTTCAAACTATGTTTTCAGTATTACGGATAACCTGAGTTTAATTCTGAGCGGCGACTATCGTGACTTTGAAGAGGCTGAGGTGCAATGGCAGGCCTCGACTGAAGTTGCTTGGCAATTTTATAACGTGTCACTCTCTGCTGGTATCGAAAAAGAAGAAAACCCAAATGAAAACATCGACGAAACTCGCTTCACTTTTTCTGCAGATTGGGACTGGAACTCTGACGATGGAGAATACAATGCAAATGTATCCTACTCCAACGAACCAGATACCTATCGAGCCCAATTCCAACGTCCATCGGAGGATTATACGGGCAGTTATGGTTATGCGATGACTGCGGAAGGCGATACTGATTCTCAAACTTATTCAGTCGAAGGTAATTATGTAGCAAACCGATTTATCACCGACGCTAAAGTTTCTCACCTAGCATTTGATAACTCAGCAAACTACCAAACCGCTTCTTTACGAGCGAGTACAGCGCTTACTCTGGCTGACGGTAATTTAGCTTGGTCACGGCCAATCAATGGCCCTGTGGCAATTATCTCTGTTCATGATTCGTTAGATACTGATGTAGAAATAAATGCGGTTGCAGACGATCCTGCAGAAGCAATATCTACCTATACTGTCAGCAATGCTGTTCAGTTGTCTGGAGGCCACCAATTGTCCAGTGTCTACATTTATGTGCCGGATGCACCGATCGGTTATGACTTTGGTGATCATGAATACAACATTACGCCGGGCTCACAAACAGGCCATATAATAAGAATCGGCTCGGCAGCATCGAAAACGATTATTGGTAAGATCGAGATCGAGTCAAAAAAACCCTTAAAACTTTTCCAAGGTCAGTTAGTTGGACAACAGAAAACGTATGAATTTTTCACTAATCGATCAGGTAGGTTCGTTGTGGAAGGCGTTGCGCCGGGTGACTACACCATCGTCATAGATGGCTTTAGCCCAACAAAATTGAGCGTCCCAGAAATCAATGACAATCTGATTTATCTACCAACTTTACTTATTAAAGAGGGATAA
- a CDS encoding fimbrial biogenesis chaperone — MVRITTLLSSLLFSSILFAYEVSPIYLELDDVGRNSQGLYKVTNVEEEPILLEVNVYQTDFSTGEEILTPSEDEFLILPPQAKIDGQKSQTFRVRYMPTGSIKQTDTYRIVFTQIELENQIEENDDSSISMLLEFATLVFVSPTSSKSIPTTTLQNRQVTIRNDGKRVLNMNGMEFNFSGDKANKTVDWEVLSKKTSAYLMPGTTVKYALPSELGQPEKVSVKTID, encoded by the coding sequence ATGGTTAGGATTACCACTCTTCTATCTTCTTTGTTGTTTAGTTCTATTCTTTTCGCATACGAGGTAAGCCCCATCTATTTAGAACTTGATGATGTGGGCCGGAATTCTCAAGGTTTGTATAAAGTGACTAATGTTGAAGAAGAGCCGATTCTCCTAGAAGTAAACGTCTATCAAACTGATTTTTCTACTGGTGAAGAAATCTTAACCCCGTCAGAAGATGAATTTCTCATCCTTCCACCTCAAGCAAAAATTGACGGCCAAAAGTCTCAGACTTTCCGCGTACGTTACATGCCAACAGGGTCAATAAAACAAACCGACACTTACCGTATTGTCTTTACGCAAATTGAGCTAGAAAATCAGATTGAGGAAAATGACGACAGTTCTATTTCCATGTTACTAGAGTTTGCAACTTTGGTATTTGTATCTCCCACATCCAGTAAATCAATTCCAACCACTACACTTCAAAACCGCCAAGTTACTATCCGAAACGATGGTAAGCGAGTACTGAACATGAATGGTATGGAGTTTAATTTCTCTGGTGATAAAGCAAACAAAACGGTCGATTGGGAAGTCCTAAGCAAAAAAACAAGCGCTTACTTGATGCCAGGAACGACCGTCAAATACGCCTTACCAAGTGAACTGGGACAGCCAGAGAAAGTTTCTGTTAAAACAATAGACTAA
- a CDS encoding helix-turn-helix domain-containing protein: MEVDSELALDIHVLTRNNSYYRVIKDLLAVSIPSAQITHSQCFMQVPKLKPETVVLFDIQTMPCPKRYGFILHERNEFWLAVNVNDNTSTVWLEKGFSGQIDQHFEFISKAILSVYQEDIWFPRSVLNKLVSSYQSNEPNYESACENILNYKELTKKERDTCSLILKGLSNSQIASQQHVSINTVKTHSSNLLRKLNLRSRYELLAQVKSFN, encoded by the coding sequence ATGGAAGTTGATTCTGAACTCGCGTTAGACATTCATGTTCTTACCCGCAACAATTCATACTATAGGGTGATAAAAGACCTACTTGCAGTATCTATTCCTAGTGCGCAAATCACTCATTCACAATGCTTTATGCAAGTACCGAAACTCAAACCTGAAACAGTTGTTCTATTTGATATTCAAACCATGCCATGCCCCAAAAGATACGGATTTATCCTACATGAAAGAAACGAATTTTGGTTAGCCGTCAATGTGAATGACAATACATCTACAGTATGGCTAGAGAAAGGCTTTTCAGGGCAAATAGATCAGCACTTTGAGTTTATATCGAAAGCAATTTTATCTGTTTATCAAGAAGATATATGGTTTCCAAGGTCAGTGTTAAATAAACTGGTTTCTTCCTATCAAAGCAATGAACCTAACTATGAATCAGCCTGCGAAAATATACTTAATTATAAAGAGTTAACAAAAAAAGAGAGGGATACTTGCTCATTGATACTAAAAGGACTGTCAAACTCTCAGATAGCATCTCAACAGCACGTCAGTATCAACACCGTGAAGACTCACTCATCAAACTTACTTCGTAAATTAAACTTGCGATCTAGGTATGAACTTCTTGCTCAGGTAAAAAGCTTTAATTAA
- a CDS encoding VF530 family DNA-binding protein, with protein MTQDNNPLHGITLQKLLTELVEHYGWEELSYMVNINCFKKDPSIKSSLKFLRKTDWARTKVEQIYIQLKTK; from the coding sequence ATGACACAAGATAATAATCCACTTCACGGTATCACTCTACAGAAGCTACTAACTGAATTGGTTGAACATTACGGTTGGGAAGAGTTGAGTTACATGGTAAACATCAACTGCTTCAAAAAAGACCCAAGCATTAAATCGAGCTTAAAATTTTTACGTAAAACTGATTGGGCTCGTACCAAAGTAGAGCAGATTTACATCCAGCTAAAAACTAAATAG
- a CDS encoding TadE family protein encodes MMSILRGSGRDSTRGYLKSKTKGIAIIEFTIVVILFFALFLTVVDLGIYGFVKLTMQHSAREGARYAITGRSDLDPDASSNREAAILEKISQSSSGLLDKVMDVQNIRVEDVYGNAIAGFGGSGDIISIHLDCEWPSVNPYMYVLLDDGKFKFTVSAAMKNEAF; translated from the coding sequence ATAATGTCTATTTTAAGAGGCTCGGGGCGTGACAGCACACGAGGCTATCTCAAATCAAAAACAAAAGGCATCGCTATTATCGAATTTACGATTGTGGTGATCCTGTTTTTTGCGCTTTTTTTAACGGTTGTTGATCTTGGTATATATGGGTTTGTTAAATTGACCATGCAGCATTCGGCAAGAGAGGGGGCAAGATATGCCATCACAGGTCGTTCTGATCTAGATCCTGACGCATCGAGTAACCGAGAAGCGGCAATATTAGAAAAAATTTCCCAATCTTCGAGCGGTCTGCTCGACAAAGTGATGGATGTTCAAAACATACGTGTTGAAGATGTCTACGGCAATGCGATCGCTGGATTTGGTGGTTCAGGAGACATTATTTCTATTCATCTTGATTGCGAGTGGCCATCCGTAAACCCTTATATGTATGTTTTGCTCGATGACGGAAAGTTTAAATTTACCGTTAGCGCAGCAATGAAAAACGAAGCTTTTTAA
- a CDS encoding TadE/TadG family type IV pilus assembly protein, with protein sequence MFPLKIKRAAEKGFAAIEMTLIAPLFMLLIVAAVDITHLIQANHIIISISREGGNIISRSNTAPPQEVMDIIATTSGTLDLTQDGVIYITEVVGQEDASPYIKSQYRWNQHGLSKNSAIWSSCSNWANDGECSDVDSDDPPLINNLAVALDDGEIVYSVEVFYGYSPIFSRVFDEQYILSDTTYM encoded by the coding sequence ATGTTTCCTTTGAAGATAAAAAGAGCCGCTGAGAAAGGGTTTGCGGCAATAGAAATGACGTTAATAGCACCATTGTTCATGTTGCTTATTGTTGCTGCTGTCGATATCACGCACCTCATTCAAGCCAATCACATCATTATCAGTATCAGTCGAGAAGGTGGGAACATTATTTCACGGAGTAATACTGCCCCCCCCCAAGAAGTGATGGACATCATAGCGACGACATCGGGAACATTGGACTTGACGCAAGACGGTGTCATTTACATTACCGAGGTGGTTGGTCAAGAAGATGCTTCTCCCTACATTAAAAGTCAATATCGATGGAACCAACACGGATTAAGTAAAAATAGTGCTATTTGGTCGAGTTGCAGTAACTGGGCAAATGATGGGGAATGTTCTGATGTAGATTCAGATGATCCTCCGCTCATCAATAATCTCGCAGTTGCACTTGATGACGGGGAGATCGTTTACAGCGTAGAGGTGTTCTATGGCTACTCACCCATCTTTAGTAGAGTATTCGACGAGCAATATATTCTGAGCGACACAACATATATGTAG
- a CDS encoding vWA domain-containing protein, which produces MDKGTPIKYRYSRGLVALMSVIALPFILLVVGLSVDAGRAYIVKSKLFAAVDAASIAAARAVANGEDAGRAAAQKYFSANIPADFYSATPNLGAVNFAYDSFGNISIDISATAQVPTIFLPLIGLDTFNPGVSAQSIRRPVDLVLVIDNTTSLRLGSIGDVTQDVIDRSKSFIENFHEGFDRISLVKFAFGSEVPVGFNATRGHSRSTIKSEIDSFNFGSTSNAQYTNASEGMYRALNELRTVTDPANLKVIVFFTDGAPNTFATTFDFEGGGTHTGAIRSSDGSSGRPRGLWRHDTIATRLPGGYEGRDIDDYISEIPQYYTAHDVSATEFNILNPTHTVRPVAQYAPDSHSANDLYIRVNRVARNLVEDIAEKARTEDIYVFTLGLGSSLTSATGPDSELGEDLLLRMANSSALLDDPDLSSDYDPAQLEGVYCHAIDEEALGPCFDEMLDVIIRLTL; this is translated from the coding sequence ATGGATAAGGGAACCCCAATCAAATATCGTTATAGTCGGGGGTTAGTGGCTTTGATGTCAGTCATCGCACTGCCTTTTATTTTGTTAGTTGTCGGACTTTCAGTTGATGCTGGACGCGCTTACATTGTTAAGTCTAAATTATTTGCGGCGGTTGATGCTGCGAGCATTGCAGCCGCAAGAGCGGTCGCTAATGGCGAAGATGCAGGGCGTGCTGCAGCTCAAAAATATTTTTCAGCCAATATCCCCGCCGACTTTTATTCAGCAACGCCGAACTTAGGTGCGGTGAACTTCGCATATGATTCTTTTGGTAACATTTCCATAGATATTTCGGCCACAGCGCAAGTACCCACTATCTTTTTGCCCTTGATAGGGTTAGATACATTCAACCCAGGAGTTTCAGCACAATCTATCCGTCGCCCGGTAGATTTGGTGTTAGTGATTGATAATACGACCTCTTTGAGACTCGGGAGTATCGGCGACGTGACTCAAGATGTGATTGATCGGTCTAAGTCGTTCATTGAAAATTTTCATGAAGGATTTGACCGAATTTCATTGGTTAAGTTTGCTTTTGGATCTGAAGTCCCTGTGGGGTTCAATGCGACCCGTGGACATAGCAGGAGTACCATCAAATCTGAAATCGACAGTTTTAACTTTGGTAGCACTTCAAATGCCCAATATACCAATGCATCGGAAGGGATGTATCGAGCTCTGAATGAACTCAGAACAGTGACTGATCCTGCCAACTTGAAAGTGATCGTATTCTTTACTGATGGAGCACCTAATACCTTTGCAACGACGTTTGATTTTGAAGGTGGGGGTACTCACACAGGGGCTATAAGATCGAGCGATGGTAGTAGTGGTAGACCTAGAGGTCTTTGGAGACATGATACGATTGCTACCAGGTTACCGGGTGGTTACGAGGGTAGAGATATTGATGACTATATCAGCGAAATTCCTCAGTATTATACAGCTCATGATGTTAGTGCCACCGAGTTCAACATTTTGAACCCGACTCATACGGTGCGCCCAGTAGCGCAATATGCCCCTGATAGTCATTCTGCAAATGATCTGTATATCAGAGTGAATCGGGTTGCTCGTAATCTAGTTGAAGACATCGCGGAAAAGGCTAGAACGGAAGACATATATGTATTTACGTTGGGTTTAGGCTCATCACTAACATCGGCAACTGGACCTGATAGTGAGCTTGGTGAGGACTTATTGTTACGAATGGCAAACTCTAGCGCGCTTTTAGATGATCCGGACCTGAGTTCCGACTATGATCCCGCACAGCTTGAAGGGGTGTATTGCCATGCTATCGATGAAGAGGCATTAGGTCCATGTTTTGATGAGATGTTAGACGTAATTA